In Musa acuminata AAA Group cultivar baxijiao chromosome BXJ2-8, Cavendish_Baxijiao_AAA, whole genome shotgun sequence, one genomic interval encodes:
- the LOC135620027 gene encoding large ribosomal subunit protein eL33w-like: MVKGRQGERVRLYARGTILGYKRSKSNQYENTSLVQIEGVNTKEEVAWYCGKRMAYIYKAKTKNKGTQYRCIWGKVARPHGNSGVVRAKFKSNLPPKSMGGRVRVFMYPSNI; encoded by the exons ATGGTGAAGGGCCGACAAGGCGAGCGCGTCAG GTTGTATGCCCGGGGCACGATACTCGGATACAAGAG GTCGAAGTCGAACCAGTACGAGAACACCTCGCTGGTCCAGATCGAGGGGGTGAACACGAAGGAGGAGGTCGCGTGGTACTGTGGCAAGAGAATGGCGTACATCTACAAGGCCAAGACGAAGAACAAGGGGACCCAGTACCGGTGCATCTGGGGTAAGGTTGCTCGCCCTCACGGCAACAGCGGCGTCGTCCGCGCAAAGTTCAAGTCCAATCTCCCGCCAAAATCCATG GGTGGACGGGTTAGGGTTTTCATGTATCCGAGCAACATATGA